Proteins from a genomic interval of Treponema brennaborense DSM 12168:
- the hsdR gene encoding EcoAI/FtnUII family type I restriction enzme subunit R: protein MTPINDIDEQTRNEENTKLKYITPELTKKWSAEGDQIVMEYGKTAFTDGQILVDSDGTVTRGERKKVDYLLLYKYNLPLALVEAKGIDHDVHDGVSQAIEYAKLLDVPFAYASNGKCFHEEDMDMGTNREFPMNEFPTSDELWERYKKNNNISDEQNSLITVPYYQGADGRKPRYYQRNAINRCIDRIAKGQQRLLLVMATGTGKTFVAMQIIYRLYEAGKKKKILFLVDRTSLAAQTFDDFTAFHKMNNMVRIGEHINLRTEEDVKKLSSYEVFISLYQQLKSGRSEDEDDKNPDEEPTADKDYYKLLPPDFFDLIVVDECHRGSLNEEKSWHEMLEYFGSATQIGLTATPKQTNSGSNLEYFGDPVYVYSLKQGIADGFLSPYVVMAHELDIDRDGYKPKKGEKDIHGKPLEDRVYLMPEFDRKLIIDERRKLVATKISEFLKEHDRFTKTIVFCETEEHAGAMRDYLANENADLMKQSNQRYVMRITANDQAGKDQIKNFSSTSQKYPVIAVTSKLLSTGVDTKTVGLIVLDKTIGSMTEFKQTIGRGTRIVEKYQFENETEERTKTHFVIMDFRKNYLKFDDPDFDGIVDVVPGGTAVPLTTKNKKKREVFRIKGVDVELVDTSIRYLDDNMNLVREESVESCVRKNVEDLFPTFEDFYNTWSKLDVAEVKDGMLMDLLISEKVVTKLRDIVGHEVDLYDLVCHFGYGKAISKQDRVNRARELNKHLNPEQQKIMNLVIDLYKETDFSNLKTIDIFGMPYFQQNGYSYKTAVKTLGGEAAYETIILEIEKELYK, encoded by the coding sequence ATGACCCCAATTAATGATATCGATGAACAAACACGAAACGAAGAAAATACAAAACTAAAATACATTACTCCAGAATTAACAAAAAAATGGTCTGCAGAAGGTGACCAAATTGTGATGGAATATGGAAAGACAGCCTTTACAGATGGCCAGATTCTTGTTGATTCAGATGGTACTGTTACTCGTGGAGAACGAAAAAAAGTCGATTATCTTTTACTTTATAAATACAATCTTCCTCTAGCTCTTGTTGAAGCAAAAGGAATAGACCATGATGTTCATGATGGTGTTAGCCAAGCTATTGAATATGCAAAACTCTTGGATGTCCCTTTTGCCTATGCTAGTAATGGAAAATGTTTCCATGAAGAAGATATGGATATGGGAACAAACAGAGAATTCCCAATGAATGAATTCCCAACTTCAGATGAACTTTGGGAAAGATATAAGAAAAACAACAATATTAGTGATGAACAGAATTCCTTAATTACAGTTCCTTATTATCAGGGAGCAGATGGAAGAAAACCACGATATTATCAGCGTAATGCAATTAACCGTTGTATTGATAGAATTGCAAAAGGACAACAGAGACTTCTACTTGTAATGGCAACTGGAACAGGTAAAACATTTGTTGCAATGCAGATAATTTATCGTCTTTATGAAGCTGGCAAAAAGAAAAAAATCCTTTTCCTTGTGGATCGAACATCTCTCGCAGCTCAAACTTTTGATGATTTCACAGCCTTTCATAAAATGAACAATATGGTTCGTATCGGTGAGCATATAAATCTTAGAACAGAAGAAGATGTAAAAAAACTTTCAAGTTACGAAGTTTTTATTTCTCTTTATCAGCAACTTAAATCTGGTCGTTCAGAAGATGAAGATGATAAAAATCCTGATGAAGAACCAACTGCGGATAAAGATTATTATAAACTACTCCCACCAGATTTCTTCGATCTTATTGTAGTAGATGAATGTCATAGAGGTTCATTGAATGAAGAAAAAAGCTGGCATGAAATGCTTGAGTATTTTGGCAGTGCTACACAAATTGGTTTAACTGCAACTCCTAAACAAACAAATTCTGGTTCCAATCTTGAATACTTTGGTGATCCTGTTTATGTATATTCTCTTAAGCAAGGAATTGCAGACGGATTTCTTTCTCCGTATGTTGTAATGGCACATGAACTTGATATTGATAGAGATGGATATAAACCTAAGAAAGGTGAAAAAGATATACATGGAAAACCTCTTGAAGACCGAGTTTATCTAATGCCAGAGTTTGACCGTAAGTTAATTATTGATGAACGTAGAAAACTTGTAGCAACAAAGATTTCCGAATTCTTAAAAGAACATGATAGATTTACAAAAACAATAGTATTCTGTGAAACAGAAGAACATGCAGGTGCTATGCGAGATTATCTTGCAAATGAAAATGCTGACTTAATGAAACAAAGTAATCAGCGCTACGTAATGAGAATTACAGCAAATGACCAGGCCGGAAAAGATCAAATAAAAAACTTTTCTTCAACAAGTCAAAAATATCCTGTAATCGCTGTTACAAGTAAACTTCTTTCAACTGGTGTTGATACAAAAACAGTAGGTCTTATTGTTCTTGATAAAACAATTGGCTCAATGACTGAGTTTAAGCAGACAATTGGACGTGGTACTCGTATAGTTGAGAAATACCAATTTGAAAACGAAACCGAAGAACGAACAAAAACACACTTTGTTATTATGGATTTCAGAAAGAATTACTTGAAGTTTGACGATCCAGATTTTGATGGTATTGTTGATGTCGTACCAGGAGGAACGGCTGTTCCACTTACTACAAAAAATAAGAAAAAACGAGAAGTTTTCAGAATTAAAGGTGTTGATGTTGAACTCGTAGATACATCTATCAGATATCTTGATGACAATATGAATCTTGTAAGAGAAGAATCTGTTGAAAGCTGTGTAAGAAAAAATGTGGAAGACTTATTCCCGACTTTTGAAGATTTTTATAACACATGGTCAAAACTTGATGTAGCTGAAGTCAAAGATGGAATGTTGATGGATTTATTGATAAGTGAAAAAGTTGTTACAAAACTGAGAGATATTGTTGGACATGAAGTAGATTTATATGATCTTGTCTGCCATTTTGGATATGGAAAAGCAATTTCTAAGCAAGATAGAGTTAATCGAGCAAGAGAACTTAATAAACATTTGAATCCAGAGCAGCAGAAAATCATGAATCTTGTAATTGATTTGTATAAAGAAACTGATTTTTCAAATCTTAAGACAATCGATATTTTCGGGATGCCATATTTTCAGCAGAATGGCTACAGTTACAAAACTGCAGTAAAAACTCTTGGTGGCGAAGCAGCATACGAAACAATTATTCTTGAGATAGAAAAAGAACTTTATAAATAA